The Curtobacterium herbarum genome contains the following window.
GGCCCGGCCACGGGTGTGCCGCACCGCCGGCCCGGCCACACGTCTGCCGCACCGGCGTCGGGGACGCACGGCGTGCCTCCGGGGCGTGGGCGGCACCGTGGCCGCGTGGCCGCGTGGCCGCGTGGCCGACGCCGAGCCAGGCCGTGGAGCGCGGACCGTCCCGTCCGACGGTTGTCGCCCGTCCGGACGAACCCGTACCATGGTGGAACGGACCGAATCGATTCGAGCGGCCGATCCCACCCTCTTCTCATCCCCTCCGGAGGATCCCCTCGTGTCCGCGCCCGCGACCACCGGTTCCCACAAGATCGTCCTGCACCCCGGCGACTCGCTGACCCGTGCCCAGCGTCTGGTCTACGTCTTCGTGCTCGGTGCGCTCACCGCGCTCGGGCCGTTCACGATCGACCTGTACCTGCCGGCGTTCCCGTCGCTCGAGCGGGACCTCGGCATCTCCGAGGGTGCCGTCCAGCTCACCCTGACGGCGACGACCCTCGGCTTCGCGGTCGGGCAGCTGCTCGTCGGTCCGTGGAGCGACAAGGTCGGTCGCCGACTGCCGCTCATCGTCGCGACGAGCGTGCACGTCGTCGCGTCGATCTGCGCCGCCCTCGCGCCGAACGTCGAGGTCCTCGCCGTGTTCCGCGTGCTGCAGGGCATGGGCGCCGCGGCCGGAGGCGTCGTCGCGATGGCGACCGTCCGCGACCTGTTCGGCGGCAAGCCGCTCGTCCGGATGCTCTCGCGTCTGGCGATGGTCAACGGGCTGGCGCCGATCCTCGCACCGCTCATCGGCTCGCAGATGCTCCGGTTCGTCTCGTGGCGCGGGATCTTCGTGTTCCTCGCCTGCTACGGCACCGCCGTCGTGATCGCGTCGATCCTGCTCATCGTCGAGACCCTGCCGAAGGAGCGTCGCCAGGAGGCCGGGCACTCCACCATCGGGCAGCGGTACCGTGCCCTCTTCTCGGACCGGATCTTCGTCGGCGTCGCCCTGATCGGCGCGATGGTGTTCAGCGGGCTGTTCTCGTACCTCAGCGCGTCGCCGTTCCTGTTCCAGGGGGTGTTCGGGCTCGATCCGCAGCAGTACGGGCTGCTCTTCGCGGTGAACTCGGTCGGCGTCGTCCTCGGTGTGCAGATCTCGTCGCGACTGGCGCAGCGGGTCGGTCCGCAGTGGATCCTGGCGTGCTCGACCGCGACGCTGTTCCTCGCTGCCCTGGCGATCGTGGTCCTCGACCAGCTCGGCGCCGGGCTCATCGGTGTGCTCGTCCCGCTGTGGTTCTACATCGCCGCGTGCGGGTTCTCGTTCCCGCTCGTGCAGGTGATCGGACTCGCCTCGCACGGCAAGGAGGCGGGGACCGCCGCCTCGCTCCTCGGTGCCCTGAACTTCGGCGTCGCCGGGCTGATCTCCCCGGTCGTCGGGCTGCTCGGCATCGCGACCGCCACCCCGATGGCGCTCGTGATGGGCTCCACCGCGGCCGTCGCGATCCTGGTGCTCTGGGTCGTGGTCCGGCCGCGCACCGTCCCGGCGCTGACGCACTGACCGGGTTCTCCACAGGGCGTCCGGACGTCCGGACGGCGGGAGCGGCGCGTCCCTAGGCTGTGCCGCATGGACGACGACGCGGTGGAGCAGGCACGGGCAGCGGCGGTGGCTGCGCGCGCGGCAGCGGACGAGGCGGTGCGACTGGCAGAGGACGCGGCGCGGCGGGCCGAGGAGCTCGCGGCCGCCCTGCAGCCCGCTCCGGAGGCTCGGCGCACGTCCGACGCCGAGCCGACGCCCGTCGCGTCGCCTGTGGTCGCAGCGCCCGTGGCTCCCGTGGCGTCTGCACCGCCCGTGGCGCCCGTGGCGCCTGCACCGCCCGCGGCACCCGTGGCGCCAGTGGCGTCCGGTCCGCTCGGTGCCGAGGCGGTCGCCGCCGTCCGGCAGGGCTACCAGCTCGCGGGCAGCGTGCTCGAGCTCGGCGTCCTCGTCAACGGCGACGCGGTCCCCGACGTGCCGATCCGCATCCCGCTCGGCATGCTCAACCGGCACGGCCTGGTGGCCGGTGCGACGGGCACCGGCAAGACCCGCACCCTCCAGCTGCTCGCCGAGCAGATCGCCACCGCCGGGGTGCCGGTCTTCGCCGCGGACGTGAAGGGCGACCTCTCCGGCCTCGGGCTGCCCGGTGCGCCGAGCGACCGCCTGCTCGAGCGGACGACGGGGATCGGCCAGG
Protein-coding sequences here:
- a CDS encoding multidrug effflux MFS transporter codes for the protein MSAPATTGSHKIVLHPGDSLTRAQRLVYVFVLGALTALGPFTIDLYLPAFPSLERDLGISEGAVQLTLTATTLGFAVGQLLVGPWSDKVGRRLPLIVATSVHVVASICAALAPNVEVLAVFRVLQGMGAAAGGVVAMATVRDLFGGKPLVRMLSRLAMVNGLAPILAPLIGSQMLRFVSWRGIFVFLACYGTAVVIASILLIVETLPKERRQEAGHSTIGQRYRALFSDRIFVGVALIGAMVFSGLFSYLSASPFLFQGVFGLDPQQYGLLFAVNSVGVVLGVQISSRLAQRVGPQWILACSTATLFLAALAIVVLDQLGAGLIGVLVPLWFYIAACGFSFPLVQVIGLASHGKEAGTAASLLGALNFGVAGLISPVVGLLGIATATPMALVMGSTAAVAILVLWVVVRPRTVPALTH